Proteins from one Halovivax limisalsi genomic window:
- a CDS encoding KH domain-containing protein, producing the protein MQHVKIPQDRIGVLIGSGGETMREIESAAEVRLDIDSENGSVAVDTVGDPVRGLKGPEIVRAIGRGFAPEDALALLDDDLMMLDVVDIDAASRNKNDMKRQKGRLIGEDGRTRELMEELSGASVVIYGSTLAAIGTPEEVDVVRTAAEMLLEGAPHGTVYSYLEDKHNELKHRGLDYHRYPGSGAEEEV; encoded by the coding sequence ATGCAGCACGTGAAGATTCCGCAGGACCGCATCGGCGTCCTCATCGGCAGCGGCGGTGAGACGATGCGCGAGATCGAGTCGGCCGCGGAGGTCAGACTCGACATCGACTCCGAGAACGGGTCGGTCGCCGTCGACACCGTCGGCGACCCCGTTCGCGGCTTGAAGGGTCCGGAGATCGTCCGCGCGATCGGCCGCGGATTCGCCCCAGAGGACGCGCTGGCCCTCCTCGACGACGACCTGATGATGCTCGACGTGGTCGACATCGACGCCGCCTCGCGCAACAAGAACGACATGAAGCGCCAGAAGGGTCGCCTCATCGGCGAGGACGGGCGCACTCGCGAACTCATGGAGGAACTCTCCGGCGCATCGGTCGTCATCTACGGCTCGACGCTGGCCGCGATCGGCACCCCCGAGGAGGTCGACGTGGTGCGCACGGCCGCCGAGATGCTGCTCGAGGGCGCGCCCCACGGGACGGTGTACTCCTACCTCGAGGACAAGCACAACGAACTCAAACACCGGGGGCTGGACTACCACCGGTATCCGGGCTCGGGCGCGGAAGAAGAGGTCTAG